Proteins encoded in a region of the Leopardus geoffroyi isolate Oge1 chromosome E2, O.geoffroyi_Oge1_pat1.0, whole genome shotgun sequence genome:
- the ACP4 gene encoding testicular acid phosphatase isoform X1 — protein MAGPGFWGLPAGPILLLLLPQALPEGPLVFVAVVFRHGDRAPLASYPTDPHKEAITVLWPRGLGQLTGEGVRQQLELGRFLRNRYEAFLSPEYRREEVYVRSTDFDRTLESAQANLAGLFPEAAPGRPEAAWRPIPVHTVPVTEDKLLRFPTRSCPRYHELLREATEAAEYQTALEGWTDFLTRLENYTGLSLVGEPLRRAWKVLDTLMCQQAHGLPLPSWASPNVLRTLAQISALDIGAHVGPPRAAEKAQLTGGILLDAILANFSRVQRLGLPLKMVMYSAHDSTLLALQGALGLYDGHTPPYAACLGFEFRRHLGDPDEDAGNVTISLFYRNDSSGLPLPLNLPGCPGSCPLGRFRQLTAPARPPAHGVPCHGSREPATPAGDGHGRWVGSVGGPESHDSHSRVLPAATVVPLLAGAVAVLAGLSLGLGLLAWRPGCLRAWGGPV, from the exons ATGGCCGGGCCAGGGTTTTGGGGCCTCCCTGCTGGACCTATCCTgcttctgctcctgccccaggccctgccgGAAGGACCCCTGGTGTTTGTGGCTGTG GTGTTCCGGCACGGCGACCGGGCCCCGCTGGCCTCCTATCCCACCGACCCGCACAAGGAGGCGATCACCGTCCTGTGGCCCAGGGGCCTGGGCCAGCTGACTGGG GAGGGGGTCCGCCAGCAGCTGGAGCTGGGCCGCTTCCTGAGGAACCGCTATGAGGCCTTTCTGAGCCCCGAGTACCGGCGGGAGGAG gTGTATGTTCGCAGCACTGACTTTGACCGCACGTTGGAGAGCGCTCAGGCCAACCTCGCAGGGCTGTTCCCTGAGGCTGCTCCGGGGCGCCCAGAGGCTGCCTGGAGGCCCATCCCTGTACATACAGTGCCAGTCACCGAGGACAAG cTGCTGAGGTTCCCCACGCGCAGCTGTCCCCGATACCATGAGCTGCTCAGGGAGGCCACGGAGGCAGCGGAGTACCAGACCGCCCTGGAGGGCTGGACA GACTTCCTAACTCGCCTGGAGAACTACACGGGGCTCTCGTTGGTCGGAGAGCCGCTCCGCAGGGCGTGGAAGGTTCTGGACACGCTGATGTGCCAG cAAGCCCACGGTCTTCCCCTCCCATCCTGGGCCTCCCCGAATGTCCTACGGACGCTAGCGCAGATCTCAGCTTTGGATATTGGGGCCCATGTGGGTCCACCCCGGGCAGCCGAGAAGGCCCAGCTGACAGGGG GGATCCTGCTGGATGCCATCCTTGCCAACTTCTCTCGGGTCCAGCGCCTAGGGCTGCCCCTCAAGATGGTTATGTACTCAGCT CACGACAGCACTCTGCTGGCCCTCCAGGGAGCCCTGGGTCTCTATGACGGTCACACCCCGCCATATGCTGCCTGCCTCGGCTTTGAATTCCGGAGGCACCTCGGGGACCCGGACGAGGATGCTGG GAACGTCACCATCTCCCTTTTCTACCGCAACGACTCCTccggcctgcccctgcccctcaacCTCCCCGGGTGCCCGGGCTCCTGCCCACTAGGCCGCTTCCGCCAGCTCACCGCCCCCGCCCGGCCTCCGGCTCACGGGGTCCCCTGCCACGGCTCCCGCGAGCCTGCCACCCCTGCAGGTGACGGCCACGGGCGTTGGGTTGGGAGCGTGGGGGGGCCCGAGTCCCACGACTCACATTCCCGTGTTCTCCCCGCAGCCACGGTGGTGCCCCTGCTGGCCGGGGCCGTGGCGGTGCTGGCGGGGCTCAGCCTGGGGCTGGGCCTGCTGGCCTGGAGACCCGGCTGCCTGCGGGCCTGGGGCGGCCCCGTGTGA
- the LOC123578681 gene encoding Friend virus susceptibility protein 1-like isoform X1 — MSSSGLFQNGCRKGSLLIVSAASMLGLGFFPPRIAPSSCHPGGSSRVKQRRCPCPCSCPAAPLLASCCSSQGTAIVMAERALAPTQMGRGDRYYTYTELLAISRRFKQNPNELMITWILRVYDQGGPALSLNSGELALLGDLTGDAIFNYHCKTLRGGCQTLLTWLLLAWRQRWESFLHFEATELPFRPWTTMEEGIQLVRELGMLDWIYREPPSPPAPEQGPWPAPEDVPFTQGLQRRLLTAAPSELRLSLVSLLVKGMTVLEAVMEIQTIADVGLLWRQSQPGRAKLMLGPNPTRKDLTGWLLSHGVPKERVDKQPTKVLLELYIKEAKRSRGHPAYVLGDEQPPPPPYSDQACGEEPPAPVRHD, encoded by the exons ATGTCTTCCTCTGGTCTGTTCCAAAATGGTTGCAGAAAAGGGTCTCTGCTCATCGTGAGTGCTGCTTCtatgttagggttagggttttttccccctaggatagctccctcctcctgccacccCG GTGGTTCCTCCAGAGTCAAACAGCGCCGCTGTCCCTGCCCTTG CTCCTGCCCAGCAGCACCCCTCCTGGCTTCCTGCTGCTCCTCGCAGGGGACAGCCATCGTCATGGCCGAGCGAGCCCTGGCCCCCACCCAGATGGGGCGGGGGGACCGTTACTACACGTACACCGAGCTCCTGGCCATCTCGCGGCGCTTCAAGCAGAACCCCAACGAGCTCATGATCACCTGGATCCTGCGAGTGTATGACCAGGGGGGCCCGGCCCTGTCCCTGAACTCTGGAGAGCTGGCGCTCCTGGGTGACCTGACCGGCGATGCCATCTTCAACTACCACTGCAAGACGCTGCGGGGTGGCTGCCAGACGCTGCTCACCTGGCTGCTGCTGGCCTGGCGCCAGCGCTGGGAGTCCTTCCTGCACTTTGAGGCCACCGAGCTCCCCTTCCGCCCCTGGACCACCATGGAGGAGGGCATCCAGCTGGTGCGTGAGCTGGGCATGCTCGACTGGATCTACCGCGAGCCGCCCTCACCCCCCGCGCCCGAGCAGGGGCCCTGGCCGGCGCCCGAGGACGTGCCCTTCACGCAGGGCCTCCAGCGGCGCCTGCTGACGGCCGCGCCCTCCGAGCTGCGGCTCTCACTGGTCAGCCTGCTGGTCAAGGGCATGACGGTGCTGGAGGCGGTGATGGAGATCCAGACCATCGCCGACGTGGGCCTGCTGTGGCGCCAGAGCCAGCCGGGCCGCGCCAAGCTCATGTTGGGACCCAACCCGACGCGCAAGGACCTCACGGGCTGGCTGCTGAGCCATGGCGTCCCCAAGGAGAGGGTGGACAAGCAGCCCACCAAGGTCCTCCTGGAGCTGTACATCAAGGAGGCCAAGCGCAGCCGCGGCCACCCTGCCTACGTGCTGGGGGACGAgcagcccccgcctcccccctaCTCAGACCAGGCCTGTGGGGAGGAGCCGCCCGCACCCGTGCGCCATGACTAG
- the LOC123578680 gene encoding uncharacterized protein LOC123578680 isoform X3 produces the protein MSQRPQSGSQSTQPGFLPGAPSNTQNETEVSPPITDRPQVRIQDSQPIINSGRVSIQEPPPIIHNRRVSIQEPPPINHNRRVSIQEPPLIIHNRRASIQGPPPIINSHRVSIQEPLSIIHNRRVSIQDPPLVHSRWASIQDAPPIIHSCWVSTEDMPSTVSGHRLSIQDAPSVTYSHRLKTQDVPPTFQTRHFSIQNSLLLPHVSLNNVESLNYNSSQVSSQDHLPTSQSPCLSTQCLTLPIRAKVDVPPSITHSPTASVKSTDSIIWTTQESFKDSMDSSLYNPSTLDNIQSIRSSRSAEMDSGGCQRRSKCSYSQLPMGWRLLHGAKKISRQVSLALSLAGMVIIGLITLGQPWIHFQVPLTPPGDPDGPSTIPINTIFFVQCPDISCLHEYDQNASPTYLCWTSPTSSSAS, from the exons ATGTCCCAGAGGCCCCAGTCTGGATCCCAGAGCACCCAGCCAGGTTTCCTTCCAGGAGCTCCCAGTAATACTCAAAATGAGACCGAAGTCTCTCCACCAATTACCGACAGGCCCCAGGTCAGAATCCAAGACTCTCAGCCCATTATCAACAGTGGCCGGGTCAGCATCCAAGAGCCCCCGCCCATTATCCATAATCGCCGGGTCAGCATCCAAGAGCCCCCGCCCATTAACCATAATCGCCGGGTCAGCATCCAAGAGCCCCCGCTCATTATCCATAATCGCCGGGCCAGCATCCAAGGGCCCCCACCCATTATCAACAGTCACCGGGTCAGCATCCAAGAACCCTTGTCCATTATCCACAATCGCCGGGTCAGCATCCAAGACCCTCCACTAGTCCACAGCCGCTGGGCCAGTATCCAAGATGCGCCACCCATTATCCACAGTTGCTGGGTCAGTACTGAGGACATGCCATCCACTGTGAGTGGTCATCGGCTCAGTATCCAAGATGCACCGTCAGTTACCTACAGTCACCGTTTGAAGACCCAAGATGTTCCACCAACTTTCCAAACGCGCCACTTCAGCATCCAAAACTCTCTATTACTTCCTCACGTCTCCCTGAACAATGTAGAGTCCCTTAACTACAATAGTAGTCAAGTCAGTAGCCAAGACCACCTTCCAACAAGTCAGAGCCCTTGTTTGAGTACTCAATGCCTCACATTGCCAATCCGGGCCAAAGTCGATGTCCCCCCTTCAATTACTCACAGCCCCACGGCCAGTGTCAAAAGCACTGATTCAATCATCTGGACCACCCAGGAGAGTTTCAAAGACTCTATGGACAGCTCCCTATACAACCCAAGTACTCTAGACAATATCCAGAGCATACGATCAAGCAGATCTGCTGAGATGGATTCTGGCGG GTGTCAGAGAAGGAGTAAATGCAGCTATTCACAGCTGCCCATGGGCTGGCGGCTGCTGCATGGAGCCAAGAAGATCAGCCGTCAGGTGAGCCTGGCACTGAGCCTGGCTGGCATGGTGATCATCGGTCTCATCACCCTGGGCCAGCCCTGGATCCACTTCCAGGTTCCATTGACACCCCCTGGGGATCCTGATGGCCCCTCGACCATCCCCATCAACACCATCTTCTTTGTGCAGTGCCCTGACATCTCCTGCCTTCATGAGTACGACCAGAATGCTT CTCCAACTTACCTGTGCTGGACTTCTCCAACGTCATCATCAGCATCCTGA
- the LOC123578681 gene encoding Friend virus susceptibility protein 1-like isoform X2: MSSSGLFQNGCRKGSLLISLSAVSWASVPEGGSSRVKQRRCPCPCSCPAAPLLASCCSSQGTAIVMAERALAPTQMGRGDRYYTYTELLAISRRFKQNPNELMITWILRVYDQGGPALSLNSGELALLGDLTGDAIFNYHCKTLRGGCQTLLTWLLLAWRQRWESFLHFEATELPFRPWTTMEEGIQLVRELGMLDWIYREPPSPPAPEQGPWPAPEDVPFTQGLQRRLLTAAPSELRLSLVSLLVKGMTVLEAVMEIQTIADVGLLWRQSQPGRAKLMLGPNPTRKDLTGWLLSHGVPKERVDKQPTKVLLELYIKEAKRSRGHPAYVLGDEQPPPPPYSDQACGEEPPAPVRHD, translated from the exons ATGTCTTCCTCTGGTCTGTTCCAAAATGGTTGCAGAAAAGGGTCTCTGCTCATC TCTCTAAGTGCAGTTAGTTGGGCCTCTGTTCCTGAAG GTGGTTCCTCCAGAGTCAAACAGCGCCGCTGTCCCTGCCCTTG CTCCTGCCCAGCAGCACCCCTCCTGGCTTCCTGCTGCTCCTCGCAGGGGACAGCCATCGTCATGGCCGAGCGAGCCCTGGCCCCCACCCAGATGGGGCGGGGGGACCGTTACTACACGTACACCGAGCTCCTGGCCATCTCGCGGCGCTTCAAGCAGAACCCCAACGAGCTCATGATCACCTGGATCCTGCGAGTGTATGACCAGGGGGGCCCGGCCCTGTCCCTGAACTCTGGAGAGCTGGCGCTCCTGGGTGACCTGACCGGCGATGCCATCTTCAACTACCACTGCAAGACGCTGCGGGGTGGCTGCCAGACGCTGCTCACCTGGCTGCTGCTGGCCTGGCGCCAGCGCTGGGAGTCCTTCCTGCACTTTGAGGCCACCGAGCTCCCCTTCCGCCCCTGGACCACCATGGAGGAGGGCATCCAGCTGGTGCGTGAGCTGGGCATGCTCGACTGGATCTACCGCGAGCCGCCCTCACCCCCCGCGCCCGAGCAGGGGCCCTGGCCGGCGCCCGAGGACGTGCCCTTCACGCAGGGCCTCCAGCGGCGCCTGCTGACGGCCGCGCCCTCCGAGCTGCGGCTCTCACTGGTCAGCCTGCTGGTCAAGGGCATGACGGTGCTGGAGGCGGTGATGGAGATCCAGACCATCGCCGACGTGGGCCTGCTGTGGCGCCAGAGCCAGCCGGGCCGCGCCAAGCTCATGTTGGGACCCAACCCGACGCGCAAGGACCTCACGGGCTGGCTGCTGAGCCATGGCGTCCCCAAGGAGAGGGTGGACAAGCAGCCCACCAAGGTCCTCCTGGAGCTGTACATCAAGGAGGCCAAGCGCAGCCGCGGCCACCCTGCCTACGTGCTGGGGGACGAgcagcccccgcctcccccctaCTCAGACCAGGCCTGTGGGGAGGAGCCGCCCGCACCCGTGCGCCATGACTAG
- the LOC123578680 gene encoding uncharacterized protein LOC123578680 isoform X2: MSQRPQSGSQSTQPGFLPGAPSNTQNETEVSPPITDRPQVRIQDSQPIINSGRVSIQEPPPIIHNRRVSIQEPPPINHNRRVSIQEPPLIIHNRRASIQGPPPIINSHRVSIQEPLSIIHNRRVSIQDPPLVHSRWASIQDAPPIIHSCWVSTEDMPSTVSGHRLSIQDAPSVTYSHRLKTQDVPPTFQTRHFSIQNSLLLPHVSLNNVESLNYNSSQVSSQDHLPTSQSPCLSTQCLTLPIRAKVDVPPSITHSPTASVKSTDSIIWTTQESFKDSMDSSLYNPSTLDNIQSIRSSRSAEMDSGGCQRRSKCSYSQLPMGWRLLHGAKKISRQVSLALSLAGMVIIGLITLGQPWIHFQVPLTPPGDPDGPSTIPINTIFFVQCPDISCLHEYDQNAYLLDFAWAFLILASIAGFCLCIMLINIIFFTSSNLPVLDFSNVIISILTGASMILGILFYLMQAHEYLQEGMTYTLGLSFYLAWTGIFLFLMSFLSYLNYMNFWSILALQAIWT, encoded by the exons ATGTCCCAGAGGCCCCAGTCTGGATCCCAGAGCACCCAGCCAGGTTTCCTTCCAGGAGCTCCCAGTAATACTCAAAATGAGACCGAAGTCTCTCCACCAATTACCGACAGGCCCCAGGTCAGAATCCAAGACTCTCAGCCCATTATCAACAGTGGCCGGGTCAGCATCCAAGAGCCCCCGCCCATTATCCATAATCGCCGGGTCAGCATCCAAGAGCCCCCGCCCATTAACCATAATCGCCGGGTCAGCATCCAAGAGCCCCCGCTCATTATCCATAATCGCCGGGCCAGCATCCAAGGGCCCCCACCCATTATCAACAGTCACCGGGTCAGCATCCAAGAACCCTTGTCCATTATCCACAATCGCCGGGTCAGCATCCAAGACCCTCCACTAGTCCACAGCCGCTGGGCCAGTATCCAAGATGCGCCACCCATTATCCACAGTTGCTGGGTCAGTACTGAGGACATGCCATCCACTGTGAGTGGTCATCGGCTCAGTATCCAAGATGCACCGTCAGTTACCTACAGTCACCGTTTGAAGACCCAAGATGTTCCACCAACTTTCCAAACGCGCCACTTCAGCATCCAAAACTCTCTATTACTTCCTCACGTCTCCCTGAACAATGTAGAGTCCCTTAACTACAATAGTAGTCAAGTCAGTAGCCAAGACCACCTTCCAACAAGTCAGAGCCCTTGTTTGAGTACTCAATGCCTCACATTGCCAATCCGGGCCAAAGTCGATGTCCCCCCTTCAATTACTCACAGCCCCACGGCCAGTGTCAAAAGCACTGATTCAATCATCTGGACCACCCAGGAGAGTTTCAAAGACTCTATGGACAGCTCCCTATACAACCCAAGTACTCTAGACAATATCCAGAGCATACGATCAAGCAGATCTGCTGAGATGGATTCTGGCGG GTGTCAGAGAAGGAGTAAATGCAGCTATTCACAGCTGCCCATGGGCTGGCGGCTGCTGCATGGAGCCAAGAAGATCAGCCGTCAGGTGAGCCTGGCACTGAGCCTGGCTGGCATGGTGATCATCGGTCTCATCACCCTGGGCCAGCCCTGGATCCACTTCCAGGTTCCATTGACACCCCCTGGGGATCCTGATGGCCCCTCGACCATCCCCATCAACACCATCTTCTTTGTGCAGTGCCCTGACATCTCCTGCCTTCATGAGTACGACCAGAATGCTT actTGTTGGACTTTGCCTGGGCCTTTCTCATCCTCGCCAGTATTGCCGGCTTCTGCCTCTGCATCATGCTCATAAACATCATCTTCTTCACCAGCTCCAACTTACCTGTGCTGGACTTCTCCAACGTCATCATCAGCATCCTGACAG GGGCCAGCATGATACTGGGTATCCTGTTCTACCTGATGCAAGCCCATGAGTACCTGCAGGAAGGCATGACCTACACTCTGGGGCTCAGCTTCTACCTGGCGTGGACCGGcatctttctcttcctgatga gtTTCCTTTCCTATCTGAACTACATGAACTTCTGGTCCATCCTGGCGCTCCAGGCCATCTGGACTTGA
- the LOC123578681 gene encoding Friend virus susceptibility protein 1-like isoform X3, producing the protein MAERALAPTQMGRGDRYYTYTELLAISRRFKQNPNELMITWILRVYDQGGPALSLNSGELALLGDLTGDAIFNYHCKTLRGGCQTLLTWLLLAWRQRWESFLHFEATELPFRPWTTMEEGIQLVRELGMLDWIYREPPSPPAPEQGPWPAPEDVPFTQGLQRRLLTAAPSELRLSLVSLLVKGMTVLEAVMEIQTIADVGLLWRQSQPGRAKLMLGPNPTRKDLTGWLLSHGVPKERVDKQPTKVLLELYIKEAKRSRGHPAYVLGDEQPPPPPYSDQACGEEPPAPVRHD; encoded by the coding sequence ATGGCCGAGCGAGCCCTGGCCCCCACCCAGATGGGGCGGGGGGACCGTTACTACACGTACACCGAGCTCCTGGCCATCTCGCGGCGCTTCAAGCAGAACCCCAACGAGCTCATGATCACCTGGATCCTGCGAGTGTATGACCAGGGGGGCCCGGCCCTGTCCCTGAACTCTGGAGAGCTGGCGCTCCTGGGTGACCTGACCGGCGATGCCATCTTCAACTACCACTGCAAGACGCTGCGGGGTGGCTGCCAGACGCTGCTCACCTGGCTGCTGCTGGCCTGGCGCCAGCGCTGGGAGTCCTTCCTGCACTTTGAGGCCACCGAGCTCCCCTTCCGCCCCTGGACCACCATGGAGGAGGGCATCCAGCTGGTGCGTGAGCTGGGCATGCTCGACTGGATCTACCGCGAGCCGCCCTCACCCCCCGCGCCCGAGCAGGGGCCCTGGCCGGCGCCCGAGGACGTGCCCTTCACGCAGGGCCTCCAGCGGCGCCTGCTGACGGCCGCGCCCTCCGAGCTGCGGCTCTCACTGGTCAGCCTGCTGGTCAAGGGCATGACGGTGCTGGAGGCGGTGATGGAGATCCAGACCATCGCCGACGTGGGCCTGCTGTGGCGCCAGAGCCAGCCGGGCCGCGCCAAGCTCATGTTGGGACCCAACCCGACGCGCAAGGACCTCACGGGCTGGCTGCTGAGCCATGGCGTCCCCAAGGAGAGGGTGGACAAGCAGCCCACCAAGGTCCTCCTGGAGCTGTACATCAAGGAGGCCAAGCGCAGCCGCGGCCACCCTGCCTACGTGCTGGGGGACGAgcagcccccgcctcccccctaCTCAGACCAGGCCTGTGGGGAGGAGCCGCCCGCACCCGTGCGCCATGACTAG
- the ACP4 gene encoding testicular acid phosphatase isoform X2, producing MAGPGFWGLPAGPILLLLLPQALPEGPLVFVAVVFRHGDRAPLASYPTDPHKEAITVLWPRGLGQLTGEGVRQQLELGRFLRNRYEAFLSPEYRREEVYVRSTDFDRTLESAQANLAGLFPEAAPGRPEAAWRPIPVHTVPVTEDKLLRFPTRSCPRYHELLREATEAAEYQTALEGWTDFLTRLENYTGLSLVGEPLRRAWKVLDTLMCQQAHGLPLPSWASPNVLRTLAQISALDIGAHVGPPRAAEKAQLTGGILLDAILANFSRVQRLGLPLKMVMYSAHDSTLLALQGALGLYDGHTPPYAACLGFEFRRHLGDPDEDAGNVTISLFYRNDSSGLPLPLNLPGCPGSCPLGRFRQLTAPARPPAHGVPCHGSREPATPAATVVPLLAGAVAVLAGLSLGLGLLAWRPGCLRAWGGPV from the exons ATGGCCGGGCCAGGGTTTTGGGGCCTCCCTGCTGGACCTATCCTgcttctgctcctgccccaggccctgccgGAAGGACCCCTGGTGTTTGTGGCTGTG GTGTTCCGGCACGGCGACCGGGCCCCGCTGGCCTCCTATCCCACCGACCCGCACAAGGAGGCGATCACCGTCCTGTGGCCCAGGGGCCTGGGCCAGCTGACTGGG GAGGGGGTCCGCCAGCAGCTGGAGCTGGGCCGCTTCCTGAGGAACCGCTATGAGGCCTTTCTGAGCCCCGAGTACCGGCGGGAGGAG gTGTATGTTCGCAGCACTGACTTTGACCGCACGTTGGAGAGCGCTCAGGCCAACCTCGCAGGGCTGTTCCCTGAGGCTGCTCCGGGGCGCCCAGAGGCTGCCTGGAGGCCCATCCCTGTACATACAGTGCCAGTCACCGAGGACAAG cTGCTGAGGTTCCCCACGCGCAGCTGTCCCCGATACCATGAGCTGCTCAGGGAGGCCACGGAGGCAGCGGAGTACCAGACCGCCCTGGAGGGCTGGACA GACTTCCTAACTCGCCTGGAGAACTACACGGGGCTCTCGTTGGTCGGAGAGCCGCTCCGCAGGGCGTGGAAGGTTCTGGACACGCTGATGTGCCAG cAAGCCCACGGTCTTCCCCTCCCATCCTGGGCCTCCCCGAATGTCCTACGGACGCTAGCGCAGATCTCAGCTTTGGATATTGGGGCCCATGTGGGTCCACCCCGGGCAGCCGAGAAGGCCCAGCTGACAGGGG GGATCCTGCTGGATGCCATCCTTGCCAACTTCTCTCGGGTCCAGCGCCTAGGGCTGCCCCTCAAGATGGTTATGTACTCAGCT CACGACAGCACTCTGCTGGCCCTCCAGGGAGCCCTGGGTCTCTATGACGGTCACACCCCGCCATATGCTGCCTGCCTCGGCTTTGAATTCCGGAGGCACCTCGGGGACCCGGACGAGGATGCTGG GAACGTCACCATCTCCCTTTTCTACCGCAACGACTCCTccggcctgcccctgcccctcaacCTCCCCGGGTGCCCGGGCTCCTGCCCACTAGGCCGCTTCCGCCAGCTCACCGCCCCCGCCCGGCCTCCGGCTCACGGGGTCCCCTGCCACGGCTCCCGCGAGCCTGCCACCCCTGCAG CCACGGTGGTGCCCCTGCTGGCCGGGGCCGTGGCGGTGCTGGCGGGGCTCAGCCTGGGGCTGGGCCTGCTGGCCTGGAGACCCGGCTGCCTGCGGGCCTGGGGCGGCCCCGTGTGA
- the LOC123578680 gene encoding uncharacterized protein LOC123578680 isoform X1, with amino-acid sequence MSQRPQSGSQSTQPGFLPGAPSNTQNETEVSPPITDRPQVRIQDSQPIINSGRVSIQEPPPIIHNRRVSIQEPPPINHNRRVSIQEPPLIIHNRRASIQGPPPIINSHRVSIQEPLSIIHNRRVSIQDPPLVHSRWASIQDAPPIIHSCWVSTEDMPSTVSGHRLSIQDAPSVTYSHRLKTQDVPPTFQTRHFSIQNSLLLPHVSLNNVESLNYNSSQVSSQDHLPTSQSPCLSTQCLTLPIRAKVDVPPSITHSPTASVKSTDSIIWTTQESFKDSMDSSLYNPSTLDNIQSIRSSRSAEMDSGGCQRRSKCSYSQLPMGWRLLHGAKKISRQVSLALSLAGMVIIGLITLGQPWIHFQVPLTPPGDPDGPSTIPINTIFFVQCPDISCLHEYDQNAYLLDFAWAFLILASIAGFCLCIMLINIIFFTSSNLPVLDFSNVIISILTGASMILGILFYLMQAHEYLQEGMTYTLGLSFYLAWTGIFLFLMSGFLSYLNYMNFWSILALQAIWT; translated from the exons ATGTCCCAGAGGCCCCAGTCTGGATCCCAGAGCACCCAGCCAGGTTTCCTTCCAGGAGCTCCCAGTAATACTCAAAATGAGACCGAAGTCTCTCCACCAATTACCGACAGGCCCCAGGTCAGAATCCAAGACTCTCAGCCCATTATCAACAGTGGCCGGGTCAGCATCCAAGAGCCCCCGCCCATTATCCATAATCGCCGGGTCAGCATCCAAGAGCCCCCGCCCATTAACCATAATCGCCGGGTCAGCATCCAAGAGCCCCCGCTCATTATCCATAATCGCCGGGCCAGCATCCAAGGGCCCCCACCCATTATCAACAGTCACCGGGTCAGCATCCAAGAACCCTTGTCCATTATCCACAATCGCCGGGTCAGCATCCAAGACCCTCCACTAGTCCACAGCCGCTGGGCCAGTATCCAAGATGCGCCACCCATTATCCACAGTTGCTGGGTCAGTACTGAGGACATGCCATCCACTGTGAGTGGTCATCGGCTCAGTATCCAAGATGCACCGTCAGTTACCTACAGTCACCGTTTGAAGACCCAAGATGTTCCACCAACTTTCCAAACGCGCCACTTCAGCATCCAAAACTCTCTATTACTTCCTCACGTCTCCCTGAACAATGTAGAGTCCCTTAACTACAATAGTAGTCAAGTCAGTAGCCAAGACCACCTTCCAACAAGTCAGAGCCCTTGTTTGAGTACTCAATGCCTCACATTGCCAATCCGGGCCAAAGTCGATGTCCCCCCTTCAATTACTCACAGCCCCACGGCCAGTGTCAAAAGCACTGATTCAATCATCTGGACCACCCAGGAGAGTTTCAAAGACTCTATGGACAGCTCCCTATACAACCCAAGTACTCTAGACAATATCCAGAGCATACGATCAAGCAGATCTGCTGAGATGGATTCTGGCGG GTGTCAGAGAAGGAGTAAATGCAGCTATTCACAGCTGCCCATGGGCTGGCGGCTGCTGCATGGAGCCAAGAAGATCAGCCGTCAGGTGAGCCTGGCACTGAGCCTGGCTGGCATGGTGATCATCGGTCTCATCACCCTGGGCCAGCCCTGGATCCACTTCCAGGTTCCATTGACACCCCCTGGGGATCCTGATGGCCCCTCGACCATCCCCATCAACACCATCTTCTTTGTGCAGTGCCCTGACATCTCCTGCCTTCATGAGTACGACCAGAATGCTT actTGTTGGACTTTGCCTGGGCCTTTCTCATCCTCGCCAGTATTGCCGGCTTCTGCCTCTGCATCATGCTCATAAACATCATCTTCTTCACCAGCTCCAACTTACCTGTGCTGGACTTCTCCAACGTCATCATCAGCATCCTGACAG GGGCCAGCATGATACTGGGTATCCTGTTCTACCTGATGCAAGCCCATGAGTACCTGCAGGAAGGCATGACCTACACTCTGGGGCTCAGCTTCTACCTGGCGTGGACCGGcatctttctcttcctgatgagtg gtTTCCTTTCCTATCTGAACTACATGAACTTCTGGTCCATCCTGGCGCTCCAGGCCATCTGGACTTGA